In one Silene latifolia isolate original U9 population chromosome 10, ASM4854445v1, whole genome shotgun sequence genomic region, the following are encoded:
- the LOC141605806 gene encoding uncharacterized protein LOC141605806, whose protein sequence is MEGLQTAFQKFSEDVKSMASSFELPSLSSPPPPPPLIPSRVLITRPPRNLVSVWTCSKLCAVCFVAGVFVGYTLKRRVRRWVSGLLKKLKD, encoded by the exons ATGGAAGGACTTCAAACTGCTTTCCAAAAGTTCTCTGAAGATGTAAAATCAATGGCTTCTTCTTTTGAATTACCTTCCCTATCTTCCCCaccacctcctcctcctcttaTACCTTCTCGAGTTCTCATCACTAGACCTCCAAG AAATTTGGTATCAGTATGGACATGCTCAAAGCTATGTGCAGTGTGTTTTGTTGCCGGAGTTTTTGTGGGATACACTTTGAAGCGACGTGTCAGGCGCTGGGTATCTGGCCTTTTGAAGAAATTAAAGGACTGA
- the LOC141608062 gene encoding uncharacterized protein LOC141608062, which translates to MHTQSLEEGQRQQIFQSRCTIQGRVCHLIIDGGNCANVASTTLIEKLKLPTREHQHPYKIRWLSQGSEIAVNKQALISFSIGQAYNDEVMCDIIPMDACHILLGRPWEFDRSIVQHGRNNTYSFTKDGQRITLTPLALATPPKSSEKAPTNQINGTLLLREYEVLQELNQGTLIFAVIPKEIKVHSCVPQPEPLKRILEEFKDVFPTELPPGLPPLRGIEHQIDLLPGATLPNKPAYRCDPGTAKELQEQITDLMSKGYVRESLSPCAVPALLVPKKDGTWRMCIDSRALNNITIKYRFPIPRLDDLLDELSGAKTFSKIDLRQGYHQVRIK; encoded by the coding sequence ATGCACACTCAAAGCCTAGAAGAGGGTCAGAGGCAACAAATCTTCCAGTCCAGGTGCACTATACAAGGTAGGGTTTGTCACCTAATCATAGATGGAGGCAATTGTGCTAATGTAGCTTCCACTACATTGATAGAGAAGCTCAAGCTTCCCACCAGGGAACATCAGCACCCTTATAAGATCAGGTGGCTTAGTCAAGGTTCTGAGATTGCTGTGAACAAGCAGGCCCTCATCTCCTTCTCTATTGGGCAAGCCTATAATGACGAGGTTATGTGTGATATCATTCCCATGGATGCCTGCCACATCCTATTAGGGAGACCTTGGGAATTTGACAGGAGCATTGTACAACATGGGAGGAATAACACCTACTCCTTCACCAAAGATGGGCAAAGGATCACCCTCACACCTTTAGCCCTAGCTACACCCCCCAAATCTAGTGAGAAAGCTCCCACAAATCAGATTAATGGAACCTTACTACTCAGGGAGTATGAGGTACTACAAGAGCTCAACCAGGGAACCCTCATTTTTGCTGTCATTCCCAAAGAAATCAAGGTGCATTCTTGTGTTCCCCAACCTGAACCTCTCAAAAGGATTCTGGAAGAGTTCAAAGATGTATTCCCCACTGAACTTCCCCCTGGATTACCTCCTCTGAGAGGGATTGAACACCAAATTGACCTCCTCCCAGGAGCAACTTTACCTAACAAACCTGCTTATAGGTGTGACCCTGGTACTGCTAAGGAACTGCAAGAGCAAATAACTGACCTTATGAGTAAGGGTTATGTCAGGGAGTCCCTAAGCCCATGTGCAGTACCAGCTCTGTTGGTTCCAAAAAAAGATGGTACTTGGAGGATGTGTATAGATAGCAGAGCACTAAACAACATCACCAtcaagtacaggttcccaatTCCCAGACTTGATGACCTACTAGATGAACTAAGTGGAGCAAAGACCTTCTCCAAAATTGATCTAAGACAGGGATACCATCAGGTCAGAATTAAGTAG